The sequence GTGCTCCTGATGCCAGCTGGCCAATCACCGAAAAGGTCCATCCAGGTTGGAATCGCCAGTTCAGAACCAGATTCAGATTATGGAATCTGTGATAGTAGGGAAAATACCACTCATCCATAGGCTCTCCGCCGGAAAGCTGTATTGATTCACTCTCACTGCCTGTATTTGATGGATTGTGGAAGCGGGCCCAAATAAATGAATACGTAAGATAACCGTCCCAGTTGCGGCTTATTTTTTTCTGCAGCATAAAATCGAATCCTGCTGCATGACCACTCCCATCTGTATTGTAGTAGTATCGGGTTTCCCCCTCAGCTTCATCACTGCTCAGAACAAGGCGGTTCAGGTAGTACTTGTAATAGCCTTCCAGTTTAAATTTCCATATATCGTTCCATAGAAATTCAAGCCCCAGAACATTGAAAAGCGCTCTGTCAGGTGACATCTCCCAATCTGATGTACCATACTCTTCTTCAAGAAGCTCTGCTGTCATAGGCATATAAGAAAACAATCCGGAACCCAGAGAGAGGTTGATTTCATCAAAATACCTGCCATCTTTCTGGGCTGTATAAGTCATATTTCCCCTTGGATTAACCAGGGGAAGGGCATTCATTTTAAAATCATCGTTCCAGATATAGTAGAATTCGGATCTGACTCCCAATTCAGTTTTCAGTCTGGATTGTTCATTCCCCGTCTCCCAGATAAGGAATCCGGCTGTATTCAATGATTTATTGTCCTCGACATCAGTCTTAATATCCATTTGTTTGAGACTTAGATTTCCAGCGCTGTCATCTGTGACCCAGAGCTGAAAATCAGAGGACTGTGATGTCTTTGAAAATACTGTTTCGGCCCCAGCGGCTATGATATGAGAATTTCCCAGGAGATATTCACCGTTTAATTTAGCTTGAGCCTGCCGGCTGTCAGTATCGCTGATCCCTCTATTTTCCAGTCCGTCTATTGTGTAGGCATCTCCAGAGCTGAGTCCATATAGATCCCCGTATTTTTCTAAAAACTCATCACTGTAATACATGGTCCCTGAATTGGAGGTATAAAACTCCATATCCATAATATTCCAGTTATATCCGCCTAGAAGTTCTATATGAGTCTTCTCTCCCGGTGACCAATCCATCCCCCCCGAGAGAAAGGCATTTGTATAATTGTAATCAAACATAATGTCTGTGGAATAGGATTCGCGATCGGCTACCGTATCCATTCCCACTCCGTCACTTCCATAAAATCCATTCATGTAGAGCTCCACTGAGCTTCCCGGTTTATAGAAGACTTTGGTATAGAAATCCCTGATATAGGGGAGGGTTGTTATCTGTTCTGTCATTTCCGGGTAAATGAGTCTGATTGAATCAAGATAGGTAATCTTACCCCCCGCAAGGAGCCCCCCCTGTCTACCAAGGGGTGTCTGGATAAAGAGGTCTGTGGAGGTAGTTGATAGAGCTCCGTCAATTCTCAGTTCCGGTTCGTCCGGTGTGATGGTCGTAATCTCCAGGAGCCCGGACATGGCCCTGCCGTAACGTGCCGAATAAACTCCGTTGGAAAGCTTGGCCGAATCAACCATATTGGGATTGAAGATGGAGTAAGCTCCTCCCCAGTGAAAGGGATAGGTGACATAAAATCCATCAAGGGTGGCTGCCATTTCATCAGGATATCCACCTCGGATTGAGGGTCTTGCGTTCCAGCTGGAAGTATAGCCCACACCGGGAAGTGTCTTGATGGTGCTCATCACATCCTCTACGATCCCGATATTGGCGGTTGTATCCATCTCCTCTTTATCCATGACAACAGAGACGCCAACTTCTTCATCACTCTTTCCAATGATCTTTCTCTCTACGACAAGTTCCTCTCCCTCTATGATACCGTTGAGTATTAATTCAACATCCAGAGATTTCTGGTCGGGACTGAGGGTGATTCTCCGGCTGTCATAGCCTGGATAAACAATGGTCAGGACGATTCTCTGCATATCATCAGGAATCTCTATATTTCCCTTTCCATTAAAATCAGTATAGACGCTGCCTTCGAGACCGGGGATCTGAAGTAATGCCCCTTCCAGGGGAATTTCAAGATCACGGTCGGTCACCGAGATAATCAGATCATAGGAAAAAAGAACTGTCAGCTGAGAAAACAGCATAAAGAGCGTCATTAAGCGGGATTTCATAACAACTTCCTTTTTCCTGGTTCTGTGAGCCATAGCATAACAATGAGCTTCTTTCCCGGGGGGAGTTTATGTTTTCTGATTTTATGACTGAACCTGAGATCTCCATCAATAATCATCAGTTCAAATTTATCCTTAGCATTGCATTACATTGTAATTATTATTGACATCAAATTCCTAAAATATTGTTAAAATAATCGCTCCCATAGCCAATAAAGATCTTTTTTTTATACATTTCAATGATTTCAGAAGGTCAGATCCAAT is a genomic window of Oceanispirochaeta sp. M1 containing:
- a CDS encoding TonB-dependent receptor plug domain-containing protein, with protein sequence MKSRLMTLFMLFSQLTVLFSYDLIISVTDRDLEIPLEGALLQIPGLEGSVYTDFNGKGNIEIPDDMQRIVLTIVYPGYDSRRITLSPDQKSLDVELILNGIIEGEELVVERKIIGKSDEEVGVSVVMDKEEMDTTANIGIVEDVMSTIKTLPGVGYTSSWNARPSIRGGYPDEMAATLDGFYVTYPFHWGGAYSIFNPNMVDSAKLSNGVYSARYGRAMSGLLEITTITPDEPELRIDGALSTTSTDLFIQTPLGRQGGLLAGGKITYLDSIRLIYPEMTEQITTLPYIRDFYTKVFYKPGSSVELYMNGFYGSDGVGMDTVADRESYSTDIMFDYNYTNAFLSGGMDWSPGEKTHIELLGGYNWNIMDMEFYTSNSGTMYYSDEFLEKYGDLYGLSSGDAYTIDGLENRGISDTDSRQAQAKLNGEYLLGNSHIIAAGAETVFSKTSQSSDFQLWVTDDSAGNLSLKQMDIKTDVEDNKSLNTAGFLIWETGNEQSRLKTELGVRSEFYYIWNDDFKMNALPLVNPRGNMTYTAQKDGRYFDEINLSLGSGLFSYMPMTAELLEEEYGTSDWEMSPDRALFNVLGLEFLWNDIWKFKLEGYYKYYLNRLVLSSDEAEGETRYYYNTDGSGHAAGFDFMLQKKISRNWDGYLTYSFIWARFHNPSNTGSESESIQLSGGEPMDEWYFPYYHRFHNLNLVLNWRFQPGWTFSVIGQLASGAPRQEVGDVTTYPVEYDGRVIQQYGRTSSYSDTLRDGISAPVDLRIAYAYYPADSKIKWEWYVAVEDIFAQLYQPSANSSFNSVTGEENTDTSADFNVGIPIPSFGLKVSY